Proteins found in one Deltaproteobacteria bacterium IMCC39524 genomic segment:
- a CDS encoding ABC transporter permease, translating to MNSTSTITQAIRLVRRELRGGLRGFGVFLTCLFLGVFAISAIGSFTESAKAGLLADASALLGGDLEIRLAHRELPTEGISFLTDQGQLSHVATMRTMVVDIHNDKRVLAELKAVDSDYPLYGKITSTPQLNIHHELDSRDEFGALVEAPMLSRLDKKIGDKVKVGNAVFKIKGIITTEPDRTVRAFNLGPRFMISLEGLEATGLIQPGSLIYHAYRLRLPNRETVDQLKVEMQDRFPEAGWRVRSWREAAPRVTFFLDRMNLNMTLIGLCSLLVGGLGVSGAVRGYLDGKITHIATMKCLGAPGKLIFTAYLLQILFLGLLGSTAGLAAGATLPYVLKQLIGTHLPVPVAPGIHWQVLVVAALFGLLIALIFSLKSLGLARLVSPSVLFRGYSESSNRNPGTVVKVSIIISSMILAALAILTSSDQRLAFWFISGASLCFVIFRFASTTVVKLTHLIPKPTNPSLRLGLGNIHRRGSPAGSALFSLGLGLTALVTVTLVQANLDDKINETVPNEAPSFFFLDLQSHQVESFEETARNLPGLTKFERYPTLRGRITAIAGKPVTMAKVAKEVRWAVRGDRFLSYAKEKAPDIKVVAGEWWPSDYAGEPLVSITADLAKGFGVGIGDTLTINVLGRDVTARISSLREVDWSTLDLNFALLFSPGVLENAPQTNIASIHVPAEHEEAAFAEVTKQFPNVSAISTRELLKNVSQTLERIGTAFRSMAGLAVLIGFLVLAGAVSADQHRRIHDAVIFKVCGATRFDILGAFAAEFLFLGLIAGGISAIVGSLAAMGILEGLMKISFTLHPGTIITTILTGVALTVFLGLVGTWRALGHKPATYLRGE from the coding sequence TTGAACTCAACGAGCACCATAACCCAGGCCATCCGCCTGGTCCGTCGAGAACTCCGTGGTGGATTGCGCGGCTTTGGCGTCTTCCTGACCTGCCTTTTCCTTGGGGTTTTTGCAATCAGCGCAATCGGTTCTTTTACTGAGTCAGCCAAAGCGGGCCTGCTGGCAGACGCCAGCGCCCTTTTGGGAGGCGACCTGGAAATCCGTTTGGCTCATCGCGAACTTCCGACCGAGGGGATCAGTTTTCTTACAGATCAGGGCCAGCTTTCGCATGTAGCCACCATGAGGACCATGGTCGTCGACATACATAACGACAAGCGTGTCCTTGCAGAGTTGAAAGCGGTCGACTCCGACTATCCTCTCTACGGCAAGATCACGAGCACCCCACAACTGAACATTCATCATGAACTCGACAGTCGTGATGAGTTTGGGGCCTTGGTAGAAGCGCCTATGCTCTCCCGCCTGGACAAGAAGATTGGTGACAAGGTCAAAGTCGGCAACGCGGTTTTTAAAATAAAGGGGATCATCACAACAGAGCCGGACCGCACAGTGCGCGCTTTCAACCTTGGCCCACGCTTCATGATCAGCCTCGAGGGACTCGAAGCTACAGGCCTGATCCAACCCGGCAGCCTGATTTATCACGCATACCGGCTGCGGTTGCCGAACCGTGAAACAGTTGACCAATTAAAAGTTGAGATGCAGGACCGCTTTCCTGAAGCGGGCTGGCGTGTTCGAAGCTGGCGCGAGGCAGCACCCCGGGTGACCTTTTTTCTCGACCGCATGAATTTGAACATGACCCTGATCGGGCTTTGCTCACTGCTGGTTGGCGGTCTCGGTGTCTCCGGTGCGGTTCGCGGCTACCTGGATGGCAAAATCACACATATTGCAACAATGAAATGCCTGGGGGCTCCGGGCAAGTTGATCTTTACTGCCTACTTGCTGCAAATTCTTTTCCTGGGGCTCCTTGGTTCAACAGCCGGCCTCGCTGCCGGCGCTACCCTTCCCTATGTTTTGAAACAACTTATCGGCACTCATCTACCCGTCCCCGTGGCCCCTGGCATTCATTGGCAAGTGTTGGTCGTAGCGGCACTATTCGGTCTTCTGATCGCATTGATTTTCTCTTTAAAATCTTTAGGTCTGGCCAGGCTGGTCTCACCCTCAGTGTTGTTTCGAGGATACAGCGAGTCCAGCAATCGCAACCCCGGAACAGTTGTTAAAGTGTCAATCATCATCTCGTCAATGATACTGGCCGCATTGGCTATCCTGACCAGCAGTGATCAAAGACTGGCCTTCTGGTTTATCTCCGGGGCGAGCCTCTGCTTCGTCATTTTCCGCTTCGCCTCAACAACTGTTGTTAAACTGACGCACCTGATCCCCAAGCCAACAAATCCCTCTCTGCGGCTCGGACTGGGCAACATCCACCGGCGCGGCTCACCGGCAGGAAGTGCGCTATTTTCATTGGGCCTCGGCTTAACCGCCCTGGTCACCGTCACGCTGGTCCAAGCCAACCTCGACGACAAGATCAATGAAACGGTTCCCAATGAAGCCCCCTCCTTCTTCTTCCTGGACCTGCAGTCACACCAGGTTGAGAGCTTCGAAGAGACAGCTCGCAACCTGCCTGGGCTCACCAAGTTTGAACGTTATCCGACTTTGCGCGGGCGCATAACAGCTATTGCGGGCAAGCCGGTGACAATGGCAAAAGTTGCCAAGGAAGTACGCTGGGCCGTTCGTGGCGACAGGTTCTTAAGTTACGCAAAGGAGAAGGCACCGGACATAAAGGTCGTTGCCGGAGAGTGGTGGCCAAGTGACTATGCGGGAGAACCCCTGGTCTCCATTACGGCGGATCTCGCGAAAGGGTTTGGGGTCGGCATAGGCGACACGCTGACGATCAATGTTCTGGGCCGAGATGTTACAGCCAGGATAAGCAGCTTAAGAGAAGTCGACTGGTCGACACTCGACTTGAATTTCGCATTGCTCTTCTCGCCCGGAGTCCTGGAAAACGCACCACAGACAAACATCGCCTCGATTCATGTTCCAGCAGAGCATGAAGAAGCCGCCTTCGCCGAAGTTACTAAACAATTCCCGAATGTCTCTGCCATCAGCACCCGCGAGCTCCTTAAAAACGTATCTCAAACACTCGAACGTATCGGCACGGCCTTTCGCAGCATGGCAGGTCTTGCAGTGTTAATAGGATTCCTGGTTCTGGCTGGAGCTGTTTCGGCAGACCAGCACCGGCGTATTCACGATGCCGTTATTTTCAAGGTCTGCGGGGCCACCCGCTTTGATATTCTGGGCGCATTTGCAGCGGAGTTTCTGTTTCTTGGCTTAATTGCCGGCGGCATCAGCGCGATCGTCGGCAGCCTGGCGGCCATGGGGATCCTGGAAGGCTTGATGAAGATCTCTTTTACCCTGCATCCGGGAACAATTATCACGACAATTTTGACCGGAGTTGCCCTAACAGTATTTTTGGGGCTGGTTGGAACCTGGAGAGCCCTGGGGCATAAGCCAGCGACTTACTTACGCGGTGAATAA
- a CDS encoding ABC transporter ATP-binding protein — translation MSEPLVNIVDLHLSLVGGAGEVNILRGVNLSITKGETVSVLGPSGAGKTTLLMALSGLEKPTSGQVQVAGVDLTTIGEDGLARFRREHVGIVFQSFHLIPTMTALENVSLPLEFSGCKNPEEQAEEALTKTGLSDRIDHYPGELSGGEQQRVALARAFVVKPALLLADEPTGNLDRETGQIVMNLLFDLQQEHGTTLVLVTHDEILASRCERSVRMIDGCLREENGADS, via the coding sequence ATGTCAGAGCCCCTGGTTAATATCGTGGATCTTCATCTCAGTCTAGTCGGCGGTGCCGGAGAGGTCAACATCCTGCGCGGAGTCAACCTTAGCATAACCAAAGGCGAAACCGTGAGCGTGCTCGGCCCTTCTGGAGCGGGCAAGACAACCCTGCTAATGGCGCTTTCAGGTCTGGAGAAACCGACCTCAGGGCAGGTTCAGGTCGCAGGAGTTGACCTGACCACCATCGGTGAAGACGGCCTGGCGAGGTTCCGCCGCGAGCATGTCGGCATTGTTTTCCAGTCATTTCATCTCATTCCCACCATGACGGCTCTAGAGAATGTTTCCTTGCCCCTAGAATTTTCCGGCTGCAAGAATCCTGAAGAACAAGCAGAAGAAGCACTGACAAAGACTGGCCTGAGCGACAGAATCGATCATTATCCCGGCGAACTCTCCGGCGGAGAACAGCAACGCGTTGCTCTGGCCCGGGCCTTTGTTGTTAAACCCGCCCTCCTCCTTGCTGATGAGCCCACCGGCAATCTCGATCGCGAAACCGGACAGATTGTCATGAACCTCCTTTTTGACCTGCAACAAGAGCATGGCACAACTCTGGTTCTGGTCACCCACGACGAGATTCTTGCCTCACGTTGCGAGCGGTCCGTGAGAATGATCGACGGCTGTCTACGTGAAGAGAATGGGGCTGACTCTTGA
- a CDS encoding arylesterase, whose translation MHLSFLLKLVLFTILTVSSSFANSTATNSVVILVLGDSLTAGYGLARDESFPRQLENSLATSGYPVTVINAGVSGDTSAGGLARLEWALAVNPQVVLVELGANDALRGLDPTQTYDNLDQILARLKKASCRIVLAGMRAPRNLGLDYTLEFDQIYPDLAERHDLYFYPFFLDGVATDPGLNQADGIHPNAEGVRVVVKGIQPLVVKAIEEVVATKERLE comes from the coding sequence ATGCATTTATCCTTTTTGCTCAAGTTGGTTTTGTTCACCATTTTGACAGTATCATCGTCATTTGCCAACTCTACGGCTACAAATAGTGTCGTTATCCTGGTTCTCGGCGATAGCCTGACCGCTGGCTATGGCCTTGCGCGAGATGAATCTTTTCCGCGGCAGCTTGAAAATAGTCTGGCGACTTCAGGATATCCCGTAACTGTCATCAACGCCGGAGTCTCGGGCGATACCTCAGCTGGCGGTCTTGCCAGACTTGAGTGGGCCCTGGCAGTCAATCCTCAGGTCGTACTCGTTGAGCTAGGTGCAAACGATGCCTTACGTGGTCTTGACCCAACACAAACCTACGACAACCTTGATCAAATCCTCGCCCGCCTCAAGAAAGCCAGCTGTCGCATCGTCCTTGCCGGTATGCGGGCTCCCAGGAACCTGGGTCTTGACTATACTCTCGAGTTTGATCAGATCTATCCCGATCTTGCTGAGCGTCACGATCTTTATTTTTATCCATTTTTTCTAGACGGCGTCGCAACTGATCCCGGACTGAACCAGGCTGACGGCATACATCCTAACGCAGAAGGTGTTCGCGTCGTTGTAAAGGGTATTCAACCGCTTGTTGTTAAAGCTATTGAGGAGGTTGTGGCCACAAAAGAACGGTTGGAATGA
- the glgP gene encoding alpha-glucan family phosphorylase, protein MKDWRHYTETSRIAYFSMEIGLMTEIPTYSGGLGVLAGDTIRSAADLKLPFVAVTLISRKGYFLQTFTDDGWQQESAVDWRPEDLLELLPVKTLVTIEDRDVKVQAWLYRVKSPTGGEVPVLFLDTDIQGNQPEDREITDYLYGGDKAYRLKQEIVLGIGGARLLQVLGFRVRKYHLNEGHASLLTLVLLNHPHLTVEGSLEEDYLQHIRSVQENCVFTTHTPVESGHDRFSYDLVSQVMGDVVPIDLLKKLGGEHEFNMTLLALNLSHFVNGVAKKHGEVSQTMFPGFEIHSITNGIHPFTWASPYLIHLYDKYLPGWANEPELLVRVDLIPDDEIQDAHAGAKAYLFQWIEETTGAKLDLDVLTIGFARRATAYKRANMIFTDRDRLLKIGEGKLQLVFGGKAHPKDDYGKQMIQEICQQAEFFGDKLKIVYLPNYNMDVASRLIPGVDLWLNNPLRPLEASGTSGMKAALNGVPNFSVLDGWWIEGHIEGVTGWSIGPPPTETSTEVNHSDEDVQDLYKKLEETIIPLYYNNRQEWTKVLKNAIGKNAYYFNTHAMMRRYVTEAYLR, encoded by the coding sequence ATGAAGGACTGGAGACACTACACAGAAACCTCACGCATAGCCTATTTCTCCATGGAAATAGGCTTGATGACAGAGATTCCAACCTACAGCGGTGGCCTGGGAGTTCTCGCAGGAGATACCATCAGGAGCGCAGCAGATCTGAAATTACCGTTCGTGGCAGTGACCTTGATCAGCCGCAAAGGGTACTTTCTGCAAACCTTCACTGACGACGGCTGGCAACAGGAAAGCGCCGTTGACTGGAGACCTGAGGATTTACTTGAACTGTTGCCTGTCAAAACCTTGGTAACAATAGAAGATCGAGATGTCAAGGTTCAGGCCTGGCTGTACCGAGTCAAAAGCCCTACAGGCGGTGAAGTGCCTGTCCTCTTTCTCGACACAGATATCCAGGGGAACCAGCCTGAGGACCGGGAGATCACCGACTATCTCTATGGTGGCGATAAAGCTTATCGACTGAAACAGGAGATCGTTCTCGGCATCGGCGGCGCTAGGCTGCTGCAGGTCCTCGGCTTCCGGGTCCGCAAATACCATCTGAACGAAGGGCACGCCAGCTTGCTTACATTGGTGTTACTCAACCACCCTCACCTTACCGTTGAAGGTTCTTTGGAAGAAGACTATTTACAACACATCCGAAGCGTTCAGGAAAATTGTGTTTTCACCACCCACACACCCGTCGAGTCAGGACATGATCGCTTTTCCTATGACTTGGTCTCTCAGGTCATGGGGGATGTTGTCCCTATTGACCTCCTGAAAAAGCTCGGTGGCGAACACGAGTTCAACATGACGCTCCTGGCCTTAAACCTGTCACATTTCGTTAATGGGGTCGCCAAAAAGCATGGTGAGGTTTCTCAAACCATGTTCCCCGGCTTTGAAATCCACTCGATCACCAACGGTATTCACCCTTTCACATGGGCCTCTCCATACTTGATACACCTTTATGACAAGTACCTGCCCGGCTGGGCAAACGAACCGGAGTTGCTGGTCAGGGTCGACCTTATCCCTGATGATGAGATTCAAGACGCCCATGCCGGAGCCAAGGCCTACCTCTTTCAATGGATCGAAGAGACCACAGGAGCAAAACTGGACCTTGATGTTCTCACGATTGGCTTTGCTCGCAGGGCAACCGCTTACAAACGCGCCAACATGATCTTTACCGATCGGGACCGACTCCTCAAAATTGGCGAGGGCAAACTGCAGCTGGTTTTCGGTGGAAAGGCCCACCCGAAGGACGATTATGGCAAACAGATGATTCAGGAGATCTGCCAGCAGGCAGAGTTTTTCGGAGATAAACTCAAGATTGTTTATCTGCCGAATTACAACATGGACGTCGCAAGCCGTTTGATACCGGGCGTTGATCTCTGGCTGAACAACCCGTTACGGCCACTTGAGGCCTCTGGCACCAGTGGCATGAAAGCAGCGTTAAACGGTGTGCCCAACTTCAGCGTTCTTGATGGATGGTGGATTGAAGGGCATATTGAAGGCGTCACAGGGTGGTCTATCGGACCGCCACCAACGGAAACAAGTACAGAAGTCAACCATTCTGACGAAGACGTTCAGGATCTCTACAAAAAGCTCGAGGAGACGATTATTCCGCTCTACTACAATAATCGTCAAGAATGGACCAAGGTCCTGAAAAATGCGATTGGCAAGAATGCGTATTATTTCAACACGCACGCTATGATGAGACGTTATGTCACGGAGGCGTACCTTCGGTAG
- a CDS encoding AAA family ATPase, with protein sequence MYESFFSLKEKPFALTPNPRFLFLSKTHNEVYAHLIYGIESRAGFVEVTGEVGTGKTTILRTLLSHLDESKYRVAFIFNPKLTAFELLRNINREFGVDDDGASNPDLIHALNAFLLAENEAGRTPILVIDEAQNLSGEVLEQIRLLSNLETEDDKLIQVILVGQPELRHHLSDHSLRQLNQRIAVRYQLRPLNREETASYILHRLNIAGRPDGSLFSAAALKKVFACSGGIPRRVNLICDRSLLTAYSEERGIISARDVNQAVKELAGMGEGAQSNFEMPWKVIAFAAAAMLVMLVGFLQVSSYVINSEEALVQAEPAPILEKNTAQKAESALLIDQKAAQNAEPGPEISEAQEASLQSHPDSLIASCNALLALWDISPLASGISSEGFDFDQQFSLRGFRIARLAGDFETLSKFNVPLLVPLPEERGGGYLAVLGQTSVGLWSIAPAYQGRETLSTSELNNLGLQMALVPWIDFASIGYVAVPGAKGENVRRLQYLLGLTGCSGVSSSGRFDPSSIKCVKGFQRQNGLIVDGLVGPRTLILLYQAAGSYKMPRLS encoded by the coding sequence ATGTACGAATCATTTTTTTCTTTAAAAGAAAAACCTTTTGCTCTAACCCCGAATCCTCGCTTTCTATTCCTGAGCAAAACCCACAATGAGGTTTACGCTCACCTGATTTATGGTATCGAAAGTCGAGCCGGCTTCGTAGAGGTGACCGGTGAGGTTGGGACCGGAAAAACCACCATCCTGCGGACTCTGCTTTCACATCTGGACGAAAGTAAATATCGGGTTGCTTTCATATTCAATCCTAAATTGACGGCTTTTGAGCTCTTGCGCAACATCAACCGCGAATTCGGTGTCGATGATGATGGCGCCAGTAACCCTGACCTGATCCACGCTCTGAATGCATTCCTCCTTGCAGAGAATGAAGCTGGCCGGACTCCAATCCTGGTCATTGATGAAGCGCAGAACCTTTCAGGAGAGGTGTTGGAGCAGATCCGCCTGCTTTCGAATCTCGAGACTGAGGATGACAAGCTGATCCAGGTCATCCTTGTTGGACAGCCTGAACTCCGCCACCATCTGAGCGATCACAGCCTGCGCCAGTTGAATCAGCGCATCGCCGTGCGTTACCAACTGCGTCCACTCAATCGTGAAGAGACGGCTTCGTATATCTTGCATCGTCTCAATATTGCAGGTCGTCCTGATGGCAGCCTGTTTTCTGCCGCAGCGTTGAAGAAGGTCTTTGCATGCTCTGGCGGTATCCCCCGACGGGTGAATCTGATCTGTGATCGTTCTCTGCTGACTGCCTATTCCGAAGAGCGCGGCATCATTTCTGCCCGTGATGTTAATCAGGCCGTTAAAGAACTGGCCGGAATGGGGGAGGGGGCTCAAAGTAACTTTGAGATGCCGTGGAAGGTCATCGCTTTTGCTGCTGCGGCCATGCTGGTTATGTTGGTTGGCTTTCTTCAGGTTTCTTCTTACGTCATCAATTCTGAAGAAGCTCTTGTGCAAGCCGAACCCGCTCCGATCCTTGAAAAGAATACGGCTCAAAAGGCCGAGTCTGCTCTGCTCATTGATCAGAAAGCCGCACAAAATGCCGAGCCAGGGCCGGAAATCTCCGAAGCCCAGGAAGCTTCACTTCAATCTCACCCCGATAGTTTGATCGCCTCCTGTAATGCTCTACTCGCACTTTGGGATATCTCTCCTCTAGCGAGTGGCATTTCCTCAGAGGGGTTTGATTTTGATCAGCAATTCAGCCTTCGCGGCTTTCGAATTGCTCGCCTCGCCGGTGATTTCGAAACGCTGAGTAAGTTCAACGTCCCTCTGCTTGTGCCGTTACCAGAAGAGAGAGGCGGTGGTTATCTTGCTGTCCTTGGCCAGACGTCTGTGGGATTGTGGTCAATTGCACCTGCTTACCAGGGACGTGAGACTTTAAGTACCTCAGAGCTGAACAATCTTGGACTGCAGATGGCATTGGTCCCCTGGATTGATTTTGCCTCGATAGGCTATGTGGCCGTTCCCGGTGCAAAGGGCGAAAATGTTCGCAGGTTGCAATATTTGCTTGGACTGACAGGTTGCTCGGGAGTCTCAAGCAGTGGCCGTTTTGACCCTTCCAGTATTAAATGCGTCAAAGGTTTCCAGCGTCAGAATGGATTGATTGTTGATGGATTGGTTGGGCCACGCACCTTGATTCTTCTTTACCAGGCAGCCGGCTCCTACAAGATGCCCCGTCTTTCTTGA
- a CDS encoding TolC family protein, with amino-acid sequence MLRKRILVKSVLANLAFFVGLFLSLSSLHAATLDQLVLEALTHNPDLAAAKARWQQASHKAPQVGSLMDPVLSFAFSNYPHDDLSSDTAPMTGNEVKLAQAFPFPGKLDGRSAIANEQANWFESVYRDQHFQIARMVKDAWYRLYLKGRIIAVTERNLALVDDIIRLTEVRYETGSGLQQDVLKAQVQRSQLMERLMSLRQQQIAVQSELNSLLNRPSDSTFDVPEELELVDADVSLDALQVAGVENRPMTTAYQSLLKRYRQQGKLAKLNDYPDMTLWTSWRFRDDDLPDGGTDFVSAGISVTLPVYREKRRAEKAEALAGLRMAEKQAESFQNSVEEKIRTAYSRMEETQQQTKLYSEGIIPQTSQSLQSALSSYQVGKVPFVSLLGALMTTYQAEMEYYRVSTEYMRSLAWLEAETTLPLIGQPLSRAQESSSDLNK; translated from the coding sequence ATGCTTCGTAAAAGAATATTGGTTAAGAGCGTTTTGGCTAACTTGGCATTCTTTGTCGGACTTTTTTTGTCGCTCAGCTCTTTACATGCGGCAACTCTTGATCAGTTGGTTCTGGAGGCTTTGACTCATAATCCTGACCTGGCTGCAGCAAAAGCGCGTTGGCAGCAAGCCTCACACAAAGCTCCCCAGGTAGGAAGCCTGATGGATCCGGTTCTTTCTTTTGCATTTTCCAACTATCCACATGACGACTTATCTAGTGATACTGCACCAATGACCGGCAACGAAGTGAAGTTGGCACAGGCTTTTCCCTTTCCCGGCAAGCTGGACGGTCGCTCTGCCATTGCCAATGAACAAGCCAACTGGTTCGAGTCTGTTTATCGCGATCAGCATTTTCAGATTGCACGCATGGTCAAGGACGCCTGGTACCGCCTCTACCTTAAAGGCCGTATCATAGCCGTCACTGAGCGCAATTTGGCCCTGGTCGATGATATTATTCGTTTGACCGAAGTTCGCTATGAGACAGGTTCCGGTTTACAGCAGGATGTTCTCAAGGCACAGGTACAAAGATCCCAACTTATGGAGCGGTTGATGTCTTTACGTCAGCAGCAGATAGCAGTCCAATCTGAGCTGAACAGTCTTCTAAACAGACCTTCTGACAGCACTTTTGACGTCCCGGAAGAGCTCGAATTGGTAGACGCTGACGTCAGCCTTGATGCCTTGCAGGTCGCTGGTGTAGAAAATCGCCCTATGACGACAGCTTACCAGTCTTTGCTCAAGCGCTATCGGCAGCAGGGCAAACTGGCTAAACTCAACGATTACCCCGACATGACTCTTTGGACAAGCTGGCGCTTCCGTGATGACGACTTGCCTGATGGAGGCACCGACTTTGTCAGCGCCGGGATCAGCGTGACTCTGCCTGTTTACCGTGAAAAAAGACGCGCCGAGAAAGCTGAAGCACTTGCAGGTTTGAGGATGGCCGAAAAACAGGCCGAGTCTTTCCAGAATAGTGTTGAGGAAAAAATCCGCACGGCCTACAGCCGCATGGAAGAAACACAACAACAGACCAAACTCTATAGTGAAGGGATTATTCCCCAGACCAGCCAGAGTTTGCAGTCAGCCTTGAGCTCTTACCAGGTTGGCAAGGTGCCTTTTGTTAGTTTGCTTGGCGCCTTGATGACGACCTATCAGGCAGAAATGGAATATTATCGCGTCAGCACGGAATATATGCGGAGTCTGGCCTGGCTGGAAGCAGAGACGACCTTACCGCTTATCGGTCAACCTCTGTCGCGCGCACAAGAGAGCTCATCTGACTTGAACAAATAA